The following are encoded together in the Elusimicrobiota bacterium genome:
- the rpsD gene encoding 30S ribosomal protein S4, with protein MARYIGPKCRKCRQEGFPLFLKGERCETPKCPLIKKKSIPGPHKKLLKKPSEYFTQLRAKQQVKRIYGVLERQFRRYFYNAAKHKGMTGFNLLLSLELRLDNVVRRLGFSASINGARQLVLHGHIKVNNRIVNIPSYQVRVNDRIQLTDKLKDNLFVKKSQEYSAKKGIAPWLVVEGGGGGGGGDMLSGSIVREPIREEMAVPYDPERPKEQLIVELYSK; from the coding sequence ATGGCGAGATATATCGGTCCAAAATGTAGAAAATGTAGGCAGGAAGGATTCCCGTTATTCTTGAAAGGTGAAAGATGCGAGACACCAAAATGTCCGCTTATCAAGAAAAAAAGCATACCAGGTCCACATAAAAAGTTGCTAAAAAAACCATCCGAGTATTTCACTCAATTACGCGCAAAACAGCAAGTAAAAAGAATCTATGGTGTATTAGAACGGCAGTTCAGACGATATTTTTATAATGCCGCAAAACATAAAGGTATGACCGGTTTCAATCTGTTATTATCGTTAGAATTGCGGCTTGATAATGTAGTAAGACGGCTTGGTTTTAGTGCTTCAATCAATGGTGCTCGGCAATTAGTGCTTCACGGGCATATAAAGGTTAACAATAGAATAGTGAATATTCCATCATATCAGGTCAGAGTCAACGATAGAATTCAACTTACAGATAAACTGAAAGACAATCTGTTTGTTAAAAAATCACAAGAGTACTCTGCTAAAAAAGGTATCGCACCATGGCTGGTTGTTGAAGGTGGGGGCGGTGGGGGCGGTGGGGATATGCTCAGTGGTAGTATTGTGAGAGAGCCGATTAGAGAAGAAATGGCTGTTCCTTACGACCCTGAACGACCTAAAGAGCAATTGATAGTAGAGTTGTATAGCAAGTGA
- the rpsK gene encoding 30S ribosomal protein S11 has product MVAETIEKEHKPSETKPKVATRSKSKVVGVGGGGRGGKRKLFTTTGRVYIKSSFNNTIITVTDDKGNVINWASSGSSGFKGTKKGTPFAAQIAASNCAKRVAEMGLKQVAVFVSGPGSGRETAIRALQNSGLMITSLKDITPIPHNGCRPPKERRV; this is encoded by the coding sequence ATGGTAGCAGAAACAATAGAAAAAGAACACAAACCATCTGAAACAAAACCAAAGGTTGCAACAAGGTCTAAATCAAAAGTGGTGGGCGTGGGTGGTGGTGGGCGTGGTGGAAAACGGAAACTATTTACAACTACTGGCAGGGTGTATATTAAATCTTCGTTTAATAATACAATTATTACAGTTACTGACGATAAAGGTAATGTTATTAACTGGGCTTCAAGTGGCTCTTCAGGGTTTAAGGGTACCAAAAAAGGAACACCATTCGCAGCTCAGATTGCCGCATCAAACTGTGCAAAACGGGTTGCAGAAATGGGGTTAAAACAGGTTGCTGTTTTCGTTTCAGGTCCCGGTAGTGGCAGAGAAACCGCAATCAGAGCGTTACAGAATTCAGGGCTTATGATTACTTCGCTGAAAGATATTACTCCAATTCCACATAATGGTTGCAGACCACCTAAAGAAAGGCGAGTATAG